In the Chitinophagales bacterium genome, one interval contains:
- a CDS encoding gliding motility-associated C-terminal domain-containing protein, producing MKKLVFSLLALFSLVLYSSSVYAQCGATTNNAGTVDVGCAAFGTSTAIPSTAYKTFLVVNGVNYTVSTCGTGWDSQLTLRDNADTYKAYNDNNGPDCTGAAASLAWTADFTGTAKAYVHRYSCGSVWEGTSAVLKVRQNTTISNTTSTAAICTGGSKALTSTLGGTYSGNPTVTYSIVSGSGSISGSTYNHSGGAGSVTVRATVGVCNSDVTFNVVPQPDDPTTATKSPNLSAICTGTVVSASAPSGGTNTGLGCSFEYRFQDAGSGSWTAWGSTSSFTTSGVGVGTNAAKIQIRRGSCSSGCTNSPGTFQLTWDVQAQPALPTLNAKTPNVATVCAGTGVNATINAGTGGVGCSDVYQYRTRNLSNTWSAWTTYSSGANIATTAAMNRVEVQVQRAGCTAGTGCTGTAFSTIAAWDVTPQPIAPTLNAKTPNLAAICEGQTVSATINVGSGGVGCSDTYEYRRRTTANAYEPWAAYVSASSIPTTGYNLVEIRVARENCTALSGCNSTGYTTIASWTVNPQPSNPTLNVKTPNSAAVCDGQNVSATINAGTGGVGCSDVYEYRTRDLSNIWSAWAAYTSGASLATSGTNRVEIRVQRGSCSAGTGCSATSPATIASWDVYPQGSITITPSQTVCSGTGVLLSATVTGGSGADNYQWQVFNAGVWNNVGINSDNYTTPVLSSTTQYRCVLSSTVPGCDADTSAVTTLTVVPNPTISIGTAQTICSGGSVTLSSSVSGGTGTLTYQWQYFDGIAWQNTGGNTATLATGALAASTDFRCVYSATGLGCSPATSNTVTITVLPDPTVSIVGSTTFCGSGGTTLTAVGSGGTGTLTYQWQESTDSLAWSDVGTNSSSHATGTVSTTTFFRTKYFATGIGCDTAISNVVKVTIQPTIANNIVSPTYQKFCASGTPTLIVGGVPTGGTGTYTYLWEQSVNSGATWTPASGLNGGVDYQPPFATSTIWYKRTVTSGVCSDDNNLSIVNVLTLPSFVSVSHTDVSCFGGNDGTISASGSSANGGVLYSLDGGPFQTSPFTGLTAGSYTITIRDDSACSVTYPSQVVVSEPTQLSATIFATADASCANVFDGSLTGFASGGVAPYQYSLNGGPFQISPTFSNIAAGFYTFTAIDDKGCLASDTVTINNQYAVSATLDSIKNVSCFGGNDGEIYVTLSGGVMPYSYSINGITYQAVPVFTGLTANNYVVTLRDAKGCSAFLNAGVTQPGLLSVLIDSVVNSLCNGGSTGGIYITTAGGTAPYTYLWSNGSGSEDITNVPANSYNVTVTDSKGCTAVGGASISQPLPLSAYVASYRDVLCNGDSTGFVDISVAGGTSPYSFNWSNGASTEDILNVPVGTYSVTVTDANACVQVVSQTIGEPALLSSSFTSVNILCNGGANGSIDLTVNGGVTPYTYLWSNGQTTEDISGLLAGLYTVVVTDGNGCTTSNLVNITEAPALTLSVSTVNVLCNGDSGTASLTVSGGTGAYSYAWSNGASTSSISDVAGTYSVTVTDGNGCTKVTSVTITEPTAIVVNATVVNVNCYGGNTGSVSITVGGGVFPYSYSWSNGALTQNINGLTGGTYTVTVSDANGCTVEESYTVVAPASGLQTVMSGTDLNCNGDGNGSASVSVSGGTAPYSYGWSTFANTSSISGLNGGTYFVTVTDVNGCSARDSVVINEPAAIQISSSVVNVLCNGDSGTASLAVSGGTGAYSYAWSNGASTSSISDVAGTYSVTVTDGNGCTKVTSVTITQPAVALNIVGSQTDVTCNGLANGTINVNVVGGTVPYSYLWNNGAIVNSLTGLGAGTYTVTVTDANGCTLAASYTINEPSALVTGISGTDVSCAGANDGTVDFSVSGGTAPYTYSWNTFANTEDLNGVGGGTYIVVVTDANGCTARESITIAEPQPLVITLDSLTNVNCNGGANGAINLTTTGGITPYTFAWSNGAATEDVSGLQVGTYTVTVTDFNNCSVVSSFTITQPAPIQVSGVVKDVSCSGASDGTISQSIVGGVQPYTFAWNNGASTQDLAGLGGGTYTFTVTDFNGCTVTASYTVAEPQPLAATISKVDVDCPGAANGSATVSVTGGTLPYTYFWSNFTLSSSINAVSGGKYYVIVKDKNNCELRDSVVIAEPQPIVITPTVTNVACNNGNSGAISVTVSGGTPAYAYAWSNGGTTASISGLTAGSYTLTVTDANNCTQEITVTVTQPVVLALTGVAVDALCNGASNGKVDITVVGGTIPYTFSWSNGSALEDLNNVPAGTYDVTVTDLAGCTATDSYVVAEPSAIVSLVTSTDVTCFNAKNGTASVTVSGGTPPYTYLWSTFQGSSSIGNLNGGLYIVIVTDNNGCEKRDSADIFEPQPLVATTTVNQITCFNANDGSITVNVTGGTPGYTYAWSNGGTGATLTGLSGGIYEVTVTDTQNCSVVTSAQIINPSQLNINALVRTPKCSGDSNGGIDLIVSGGTPIYSYNWSNGDTLEDLNALASGVYIVTVTDSKGCTAVDTIDVSQPSPLYQTGIITDVTCAGASDGVIINTAYGGTLPYTYAWNDGSVNKDRSNLAGGSYRVTVTDGNGCEATGVYNVIEPLPLVVTLQKTDVVCYGASTGSVSAVVTGGTYPYYYLWSNFEIDSAQTNLTAGKYAVVVTDKNNCRITDSITINQSTQIVIVGTVTDSKCNGVADGSISIAVSGGAGNYTFAWTGGATSQDLQSIAAGVYTVTVTDASGCTSTATFTVGEKTKLSTVMSVSNPICTGGNTGFASVVVTGGAEPYTYSWNATPQQNGATATQLAAGTYIVSITDSYGCIAVDTAVLAQPVPITVTTNVVASKCSNTATGKVTATVTGGNAPYVYVLNNITQASNEFTGLLPGTYTLLVRDANGCEGIATFTINAPNAITVDLVSDKQIILAGMEAQLSAITNSTKNVVSHVWSPLGTFNFSNCADSTNCSDPRVAPLSTTTYTVVVMDEDSCTASDTVTVAVSIVESSFLPTAFSPNGDGLNDRFEFDILGAIDAQVKVYDRWGNLIFENDKQTNGIGNGEGWDGTFKGEPVQFDTYVYVMKVRYYNNVEKDFTGTIAVMK from the coding sequence ATGAAAAAGTTAGTATTTTCATTATTAGCACTGTTTTCTTTAGTGCTATATTCTTCGAGTGTATATGCACAGTGTGGTGCTACCACCAATAATGCAGGAACTGTAGATGTGGGTTGTGCAGCATTTGGCACAAGTACTGCCATTCCTTCTACTGCATATAAAACATTTCTTGTGGTAAATGGAGTAAACTATACGGTTTCTACTTGCGGTACCGGTTGGGATTCTCAATTAACATTAAGGGATAATGCAGATACATATAAAGCCTACAACGATAATAACGGGCCGGACTGTACAGGGGCAGCAGCTTCTTTAGCATGGACGGCTGATTTTACAGGTACAGCCAAGGCGTATGTGCATAGGTACAGTTGCGGTAGTGTTTGGGAGGGAACTTCTGCTGTTTTAAAAGTTCGCCAAAATACAACAATAAGTAATACAACTTCTACTGCAGCTATTTGTACCGGAGGTTCTAAAGCATTAACTTCTACCTTGGGAGGAACTTATTCTGGAAACCCTACTGTTACATATTCTATTGTTTCGGGTTCTGGTTCCATTTCTGGATCTACCTATAACCATTCAGGCGGAGCAGGCAGTGTAACTGTTCGTGCTACTGTTGGTGTGTGTAATTCAGATGTAACATTCAACGTAGTGCCTCAGCCGGATGATCCAACTACTGCTACAAAATCGCCTAATTTATCAGCCATTTGTACAGGAACTGTAGTTTCGGCTTCTGCGCCATCGGGCGGAACTAATACCGGTTTGGGATGTAGTTTTGAGTATCGTTTTCAAGATGCTGGTTCAGGTTCTTGGACAGCATGGGGCAGTACCAGTAGCTTCACTACCAGTGGGGTGGGTGTTGGTACCAATGCGGCCAAAATTCAAATTAGAAGAGGAAGTTGTTCCTCTGGCTGTACCAATTCTCCCGGAACTTTCCAACTTACTTGGGATGTTCAGGCACAACCTGCTTTACCTACATTGAATGCTAAAACGCCCAATGTAGCAACGGTTTGTGCAGGTACAGGTGTAAATGCAACCATCAATGCGGGTACAGGTGGAGTAGGTTGTTCAGATGTATATCAATATAGAACAAGAAATTTATCTAATACTTGGTCTGCTTGGACTACTTATAGTTCGGGTGCTAATATTGCAACTACTGCTGCTATGAACAGAGTAGAAGTTCAAGTTCAAAGAGCTGGTTGTACTGCAGGTACAGGGTGTACCGGAACAGCATTTTCAACCATTGCTGCTTGGGATGTAACGCCACAGCCGATTGCTCCAACATTAAATGCTAAAACACCTAATTTAGCTGCTATTTGTGAAGGACAAACTGTAAGTGCTACTATAAATGTAGGTTCTGGTGGTGTAGGTTGCAGCGATACGTATGAATATAGAAGAAGAACTACCGCAAATGCATACGAACCTTGGGCTGCTTATGTTTCGGCTTCTTCAATTCCTACAACAGGATATAACTTGGTTGAAATTAGAGTGGCACGTGAAAATTGCACGGCTCTCAGTGGTTGTAATTCAACAGGTTATACAACCATTGCTTCTTGGACAGTAAACCCTCAACCATCTAATCCTACTTTGAATGTAAAAACGCCTAATTCAGCAGCGGTATGTGATGGCCAAAATGTAAGCGCTACTATAAATGCAGGTACAGGTGGTGTAGGTTGTAGCGATGTGTATGAGTATAGAACACGCGATTTGTCAAATATTTGGAGTGCATGGGCTGCTTATACTTCAGGTGCGTCTTTAGCTACAAGCGGTACTAATCGTGTAGAAATAAGAGTGCAACGCGGAAGTTGTTCTGCCGGAACGGGTTGTTCAGCTACATCTCCGGCTACTATTGCTTCTTGGGATGTGTATCCACAAGGCTCAATCACTATTACTCCTTCACAAACAGTTTGTAGTGGAACAGGTGTATTGCTAAGCGCTACTGTTACTGGTGGAAGCGGTGCTGATAATTATCAATGGCAAGTGTTTAATGCAGGCGTTTGGAATAATGTAGGAATTAACAGCGATAATTACACCACACCAGTATTAAGCTCTACTACTCAATACCGTTGTGTTTTATCATCAACAGTGCCGGGTTGTGATGCGGATACTTCTGCGGTAACAACTTTAACAGTGGTACCTAATCCAACCATAAGTATTGGTACTGCACAAACTATTTGTAGCGGTGGCAGTGTAACTCTTTCATCTTCTGTAAGTGGCGGTACAGGCACCTTAACTTACCAATGGCAGTATTTTGATGGTATTGCATGGCAAAATACAGGTGGTAACACTGCTACATTGGCTACCGGAGCATTGGCTGCTTCAACTGATTTTAGATGTGTGTATTCGGCAACTGGCTTAGGTTGTTCGCCTGCAACATCTAATACCGTAACCATTACTGTGTTACCGGATCCAACGGTAAGCATTGTCGGTTCTACAACTTTTTGTGGTTCAGGAGGTACTACACTTACAGCTGTTGGTAGCGGTGGTACCGGTACATTAACTTATCAATGGCAGGAAAGTACCGATAGTTTAGCGTGGAGCGATGTTGGCACCAACAGTTCATCACATGCCACGGGTACAGTTTCTACAACAACATTCTTTAGAACAAAATATTTTGCTACTGGCATAGGTTGTGATACTGCAATTTCAAATGTGGTAAAAGTAACTATACAACCTACCATTGCTAATAATATAGTTAGCCCAACTTATCAGAAATTTTGTGCATCCGGAACTCCTACACTTATTGTTGGAGGCGTACCTACGGGGGGAACCGGAACTTATACTTATTTGTGGGAGCAAAGCGTAAACAGTGGAGCTACTTGGACTCCTGCTTCAGGTTTAAATGGTGGTGTAGATTATCAACCTCCATTTGCAACTTCAACAATATGGTATAAACGCACAGTTACTTCGGGTGTTTGTTCCGATGATAACAATCTAAGTATTGTGAATGTTCTTACGCTTCCTTCATTTGTAAGTGTAAGCCATACTGATGTTTCATGTTTTGGCGGTAATGATGGAACTATTTCAGCTTCCGGTTCTTCTGCAAATGGTGGCGTTTTATATTCATTAGATGGTGGACCATTCCAAACAAGTCCTTTTACGGGATTAACTGCAGGAAGTTACACTATAACTATAAGAGATGATAGTGCATGTTCGGTAACTTATCCATCGCAGGTTGTAGTTAGTGAGCCAACACAATTATCGGCAACAATTTTTGCTACAGCAGATGCAAGTTGTGCCAATGTTTTTGATGGAAGTTTAACAGGATTTGCATCAGGTGGTGTAGCTCCTTATCAATATTCATTAAATGGAGGGCCATTTCAAATTTCTCCTACATTCAGCAATATAGCCGCAGGTTTTTACACATTTACGGCAATTGATGATAAAGGCTGTTTGGCAAGCGATACTGTAACAATCAATAATCAATATGCAGTATCGGCAACATTAGATTCTATTAAAAATGTTTCTTGCTTTGGTGGAAACGATGGCGAAATTTATGTAACGCTTTCTGGAGGTGTAATGCCATATAGCTATTCAATAAATGGTATAACATATCAAGCGGTACCTGTATTTACCGGATTAACAGCGAATAATTATGTGGTAACATTGCGTGATGCAAAAGGTTGTTCTGCATTTTTGAATGCAGGAGTTACACAGCCCGGCTTACTTTCTGTACTTATAGACTCTGTGGTAAATTCATTGTGTAATGGCGGTTCTACTGGTGGTATCTACATTACTACAGCGGGTGGCACAGCTCCTTATACTTACTTATGGAGTAATGGTTCCGGAAGTGAAGATATAACCAATGTTCCTGCAAATTCTTACAATGTAACAGTAACCGATAGTAAAGGTTGTACTGCTGTGGGAGGCGCTTCAATTAGCCAGCCGCTTCCTTTGTCAGCTTATGTAGCATCTTACAGAGATGTATTATGTAATGGCGACAGTACAGGATTTGTGGATATTTCTGTTGCAGGCGGAACTTCTCCTTATTCATTCAATTGGAGTAATGGTGCTTCTACAGAAGATATTTTAAATGTCCCTGTTGGTACTTATAGTGTTACTGTAACAGATGCCAATGCTTGTGTGCAAGTAGTTTCGCAAACAATAGGTGAGCCTGCATTATTATCGTCTTCATTTACTTCAGTAAATATACTTTGTAATGGAGGGGCAAATGGAAGTATCGACTTAACAGTAAACGGTGGCGTAACACCATATACTTATTTGTGGAGCAATGGACAAACTACAGAGGATATTTCAGGACTTCTAGCAGGTCTTTATACTGTAGTGGTAACAGATGGAAATGGATGTACAACTTCTAACCTAGTAAATATCACAGAAGCTCCAGCACTTACACTTTCAGTTTCTACAGTAAATGTATTGTGTAATGGCGATAGTGGAACAGCATCATTAACAGTGAGTGGAGGAACCGGAGCGTACAGTTATGCATGGAGCAATGGAGCATCAACTTCATCTATTAGTGATGTAGCCGGAACATATAGTGTAACGGTAACAGATGGTAACGGATGTACGAAAGTAACCAGTGTAACGATAACCGAACCGACAGCAATTGTTGTAAATGCGACAGTAGTAAATGTAAACTGTTATGGAGGCAATACAGGCAGTGTATCGATTACAGTAGGAGGAGGCGTATTCCCATACAGCTACTCATGGAGCAATGGAGCACTTACACAAAACATCAATGGCTTAACAGGCGGTACCTATACCGTAACAGTAAGCGATGCAAATGGTTGTACAGTAGAAGAGAGTTATACAGTAGTAGCGCCAGCATCAGGTTTGCAAACAGTAATGAGCGGAACAGATTTGAATTGTAATGGAGATGGCAATGGCAGTGCGAGTGTAAGCGTAAGTGGCGGAACAGCGCCATACAGCTATGGCTGGAGCACCTTTGCCAATACATCAAGCATTAGCGGATTGAATGGCGGCACCTATTTTGTAACAGTAACAGATGTAAATGGTTGCAGTGCAAGAGACAGTGTGGTAATCAATGAACCAGCGGCCATACAGATAAGCAGCAGTGTAGTAAATGTATTGTGTAATGGCGATAGTGGAACAGCATCATTAGCTGTGAGTGGAGGAACCGGAGCGTACAGTTATGCATGGAGCAATGGAGCATCAACCTCATCTATTAGTGATGTAGCCGGAACATATAGTGTAACGGTAACAGACGGTAACGGATGTACGAAAGTAACCAGTGTAACTATTACTCAGCCAGCAGTTGCATTGAATATAGTAGGCAGCCAAACAGATGTAACTTGCAATGGATTGGCGAATGGAACTATAAATGTAAATGTAGTTGGTGGAACAGTGCCATATAGCTATTTATGGAACAATGGTGCTATTGTAAATAGTTTAACCGGATTAGGTGCAGGTACTTATACGGTTACCGTTACAGATGCCAACGGATGTACTTTAGCTGCTTCTTATACTATCAATGAGCCGTCAGCATTGGTTACCGGAATTTCAGGTACAGATGTGTCTTGTGCAGGCGCTAATGATGGTACAGTAGATTTTAGTGTTTCAGGAGGAACAGCACCTTATACATATTCATGGAATACATTTGCTAACACAGAAGATTTGAATGGTGTAGGCGGTGGAACTTATATTGTGGTAGTTACCGATGCCAATGGCTGTACAGCAAGAGAATCTATAACTATTGCAGAGCCTCAGCCGTTGGTAATTACTTTAGATTCATTAACCAATGTAAATTGTAATGGCGGTGCAAATGGTGCAATCAATTTAACTACAACCGGTGGTATTACTCCTTATACCTTTGCTTGGTCTAATGGTGCCGCTACTGAGGATGTTTCTGGATTGCAAGTAGGCACTTATACAGTTACTGTAACAGACTTCAATAATTGTAGTGTAGTAAGCTCATTTACAATTACGCAACCTGCTCCTATTCAAGTTAGCGGTGTAGTAAAAGATGTAAGTTGTTCCGGTGCTTCGGATGGAACTATTTCTCAATCAATAGTAGGTGGTGTTCAGCCATATACTTTTGCTTGGAACAATGGTGCAAGCACGCAGGATTTAGCTGGTTTAGGTGGAGGTACATATACCTTCACTGTAACAGACTTTAATGGATGTACTGTAACTGCATCTTATACAGTTGCAGAGCCACAACCACTGGCAGCTACAATTTCTAAAGTTGATGTAGATTGTCCGGGGGCAGCAAATGGTTCGGCTACAGTAAGTGTAACAGGCGGCACACTGCCTTATACATACTTCTGGAGTAATTTTACATTAAGTTCAAGCATAAATGCAGTTAGCGGAGGCAAGTATTATGTAATTGTTAAAGACAAAAACAATTGCGAATTGCGCGATAGTGTAGTTATTGCAGAGCCTCAACCAATTGTAATTACCCCAACTGTTACTAATGTAGCATGTAACAATGGAAATAGTGGTGCTATTTCAGTTACAGTTAGTGGTGGTACACCGGCTTACGCGTATGCTTGGAGCAATGGTGGTACTACTGCTTCAATTAGTGGTTTAACAGCAGGCTCCTATACTTTAACTGTTACAGATGCTAATAACTGTACACAAGAAATTACTGTAACTGTTACCCAACCGGTAGTACTTGCTCTTACAGGAGTTGCAGTAGATGCACTTTGTAATGGAGCTTCAAACGGTAAGGTGGATATTACCGTGGTGGGTGGCACTATTCCTTATACCTTTAGTTGGTCTAATGGATCTGCTTTAGAAGATTTGAATAATGTACCTGCCGGAACATACGATGTTACGGTTACAGACTTGGCCGGATGTACAGCTACCGATTCTTATGTAGTAGCAGAGCCAAGTGCAATTGTATCGTTAGTAACCTCAACAGATGTAACTTGCTTTAATGCTAAAAATGGAACAGCATCTGTAACTGTAAGTGGAGGTACTCCTCCTTATACTTACTTATGGAGTACATTCCAAGGTAGTTCAAGCATTGGTAATTTGAATGGTGGCTTATATATCGTTATCGTTACCGATAATAACGGATGTGAAAAACGTGATAGTGCTGATATTTTTGAACCTCAACCGTTGGTGGCAACTACAACTGTAAATCAAATTACATGTTTTAATGCTAATGACGGTTCTATTACAGTAAATGTAACAGGCGGAACACCAGGCTATACTTATGCTTGGAGTAATGGCGGAACAGGAGCTACCCTTACCGGATTGTCGGGAGGTATTTATGAAGTAACCGTTACCGATACCCAAAATTGTTCGGTAGTTACTAGTGCACAAATCATCAATCCTTCTCAGTTAAATATCAATGCATTGGTAAGAACACCTAAGTGTTCTGGAGACAGCAACGGAGGTATAGATTTAATAGTATCAGGTGGAACGCCAATTTACAGCTACAATTGGAGCAATGGCGACACACTTGAAGATTTGAATGCATTGGCATCCGGTGTTTATATTGTAACTGTTACAGATTCAAAAGGCTGTACGGCAGTAGATACCATAGATGTTTCGCAACCAAGTCCATTGTACCAAACCGGTATTATTACAGATGTAACTTGTGCCGGAGCCAGCGATGGTGTTATTATCAACACCGCATACGGGGGAACCTTACCATATACTTATGCATGGAATGATGGTTCTGTAAACAAAGACCGTAGCAACTTGGCAGGGGGCTCTTACCGTGTTACCGTAACCGATGGAAATGGTTGTGAGGCAACTGGTGTTTACAATGTAATAGAGCCATTACCTTTGGTAGTTACATTGCAAAAAACAGATGTGGTATGCTATGGAGCTTCAACCGGAAGCGTTTCGGCTGTAGTAACCGGAGGCACATATCCATACTACTACTTGTGGAGTAATTTTGAAATTGATTCTGCGCAAACCAACTTAACTGCAGGTAAGTATGCAGTTGTGGTAACTGATAAAAACAATTGCCGCATTACAGATTCAATTACTATTAACCAAAGCACTCAAATTGTAATTGTAGGTACTGTTACCGATTCAAAATGTAATGGTGTAGCAGATGGTAGCATTTCAATTGCGGTTTCGGGAGGTGCAGGAAACTATACTTTTGCATGGACTGGCGGAGCCACTTCACAAGATTTGCAAAGTATAGCAGCCGGAGTTTATACCGTTACTGTTACTGATGCCTCGGGATGTACCTCAACAGCAACATTTACAGTTGGAGAGAAAACAAAACTTTCGACTGTAATGAGCGTGAGCAACCCAATTTGCACCGGAGGCAACACAGGATTTGCATCAGTAGTTGTAACCGGAGGTGCAGAGCCTTACACTTATAGCTGGAATGCTACTCCTCAGCAGAATGGTGCTACGGCAACTCAATTAGCTGCAGGTACATATATTGTTTCAATTACAGATAGCTATGGCTGTATTGCTGTAGATACTGCTGTGTTGGCACAACCAGTACCAATTACTGTTACAACCAACGTAGTTGCTTCTAAATGTTCAAATACTGCCACCGGAAAAGTTACTGCAACTGTAACTGGAGGTAATGCTCCTTATGTGTATGTATTGAACAACATTACGCAAGCATCGAATGAGTTTACAGGTTTATTGCCAGGTACTTATACTTTGTTAGTACGCGATGCAAATGGCTGTGAGGGAATAGCTACCTTCACCATTAATGCGCCAAATGCTATTACTGTAGATTTGGTAAGCGACAAGCAAATAATCCTTGCAGGAATGGAAGCTCAACTTTCAGCAATTACTAATTCAACTAAGAATGTAGTAAGCCATGTTTGGAGTCCGTTGGGTACATTCAATTTCAGCAACTGTGCCGATAGTACCAATTGCAGCGACCCACGTGTTGCACCTCTTTCTACCACTACTTATACAGTTGTTGTAATGGATGAGGATTCATGCACAGCCAGCGATACAGTAACTGTTGCTGTAAGTATAGTTGAATCATCTTTCTTACCTACTGCATTCTCTCCAAATGGCGATGGCTTGAACGATAGATTTGAGTTCGATATTTTGGGAGCAATAGATGCACAAGTAAAAGTGTACGACCGTTGGGGTAACCTAATTTTTGAGAACGATAAACAAACAAACGGTATTGGCAATGGCGAAGGTTGGGATGGAACCTTTAAAGGTGAGCCGGTACAATTTGATACCTATGTTTATGTAATGAAAGTTCGTTATTACAACAATGTAGAAAAAGACTTTACCGGTACTATTGCTGTTATGAAGTAA